The genomic DNA AACAGATCAATGCAGTCGAAGAAACGTTGCTGTGTCTGGGATTCAAAAAAGGGGATGTGGTGGTTATAACAATGGGGGTTCCTCTTGAAGCCCGCGGTTCTACGAACCTTATGAAGGTTCATAAGCTTGGGACCAAAGGGTTCTACGAGATTTACTGAACAAATGTGCTTGCGGAAGGGGGAACCATGCGCAAGGTGTTCGAAGAGACAAAAATCGGCTCAATGCTCCTGCAGAACCGGCTTTTTCGATCGGCCACATGGGAAGGCATGTGCGAAGAGGATGGCCGTCCTACATCCAAATTAGCTGCCTATTACGGACATCTAGCTCGGGGGAGGATCGGGCTGATCATAAGCGGATACGCCTTTGTCCGTGCTGATGGGAAGCAGTTGCCCGGGCAGATGGGAATCCAGCAGGACGGATTTGCAGCTTCGATGCGTGTGTTGACCGACGCGGTGCATCGCGAGGGGGGGAGGATTTGTCTACAGCTGGTGCATTCGGGGGGGCAGACCAGCAGTAGGATTATCAATACCCAACCGATCGCTCCTTCAGCCTTGCAGGTCGACCAATACCCCGAGACTCCGGCTGAGCTTTCGCTATCGAATATAGAAGAACTGGTTATGCTCTTCGGTGCAGGTGCCCGACGGGCACGTGAGTACGGGTTTGATGCTGTTCAGCTGCATGCTTCCCACGGATACCTTATAAATCAGTTTCTCTCACCTCTGACAAACCACAGAAGTGATGCGTATGGTGGCAGCACCGAAAACCGGTTGCGTTTCCTCATGGAGGTGTACCGGAGCGTCCGTAGCTCCGTCGGAAACGACTTTCCCGTTCTGGTGAAGCTTAACGGTTCGGACAACCTTGAGGGGGGTCTTGAGCTTGAGGATGCAGTGGAGGCTGCGAAAGCGCTTGACGAGGAAGGGGTCGACGCCATTGAGGTGAGTGGCGGTACTCCTGCGTCAGGTTTACGCACCCCTGTCAGGCAGGGTATAGACTCACGCGAACAGGAAGCATACAACCTGCCGCTGGCATATAGGATTAAAAATGCCGTGGATTGTCCGGTTGCGGTCGTAGGCGGAATGAGGAGCCTTGAGGTGGTGGAGGGAGTCATCAGGAGGGAGGAAGCAGACTATGTGGCAATGTCGCGTCCCTTCATAAGGGAACCCGCCCTGGCGATGCGTTGGGGAGCAGGGGATGAGGTGAAGGCTCGCTGCATATCCTGCAATGGATGCTTCAAACCCGGGCTGAAGGAAGGGGGAATATATTGTGTGGTGGACAGGATTGAGGCGGACAGCAGGGGATCATCTCTCTAGCTGACTCTGCCCTCATGTTCGGAGCCTGTCGAGTCAGCGGTGCTCGCATGTGGCATGAAATTGCAGGTCTTTCCACCCTTCCATCGTGTTTTCAAGACGCCATTGGCTCCCCGCCAGGTACGTCAGATTTCCTTCTCCATCCCTGTAAAGGCTAAGAGCTTCTTTTTTCTCGAATTCGTCCAACTTTTTTCGTTCTCCTGTCACCCATCTGGCGGTGACGTAGGATACTGGCTCATATGCTACCTTAACACCGTATTCATGTTCCAGTCGGTGCATTACGACATCGAACTGCAAAACGCCTACCGCACCTACTATCCAATCCGAACCCATCAAAGGCCTGAAAACCTGAGTAGTCCCTTCTTCTGCAAGCTGTACAAGGCCTTTTTCCAGCGCCTTGGATTTGAGGGGGTTTAGAAGGCGTACCTTCCGGAAATGCTCCGGAGCGAAGCTCGGGATGCCGACATATTTCAGCTCTTCCCCCAGGGTAAAGGTATCTCCAATCTTTATGGTTCCGTGATTGTGAATTCCGATGATGTCGCCTGGATATGCTTCATCGATATTTGTCCGGTCCTGGGCCATGAAAATGGTGGCATTCGAAATCTGAAAATCCCGCTTGAGTCTCAGGTGCTTGACCTTCATTCCACGCGTGAATTTGCCGGAGCAGATGCGGAAGAAAGCAATGCGGTCCCTATGTGCCGGGTCCATGTTTGCCTGAATCTTGAAGACAAACCCCGAAAAACCTTCTTCATAAGGAGAAACGGTTCGCGATTCCGTTTCCCGTGGCAACGGGTGAGGGGCCAGTTCAACAAAGGTGTCGAGGAGTTGCTGGACGCCGAAGGTGTTGATGGCGCTGCCGAAGAAAACGGGACTCTGATGGCCTGCAAGGTAAGCCTGCAGATCGAAGGGATGGGCGGCTCCCTCAAGCAGTTCGATGTCGTTTCGAAGCTCCTCAACCTGTGTGTCGAGCAGGTCATTGAGGGCCGGATCATCGAGTCCGCTGACCCGCATGGTTCGCCCAGTTCCTCGTTCCGCAGTCGGATCAAAAAAGATCAGTTCCTTGCTCGCGAGGTGGTAGGTTCCGCGAAATCTTTTCCCCATGCCGATGGGCCACGTCATGGGAGCGCACTGGATCTGCAGGTTGTTTTCTATGTCATCGAGTAGATCGAGAGGTTCCCGTCCTTCCCGATCGAGTTTGTTGATGAAGGTCATGATCGGGGTATTGCGCAGTCTGCAGACTTCTAGGAGCTTTTTAGTCTGTGCTTCCACCCCTTTTACCGAGTCTATCACCATAAGCACCGAGTCAACTGCAGTCAGGGTGCGGTAGGTATCTTCGGAGAAATCGTTGTGTCCCGGGGTGTCGAGTAGATTGATTTCGTATCCCTGGTAGGTAAACTTCATAACTGAAGAGGTAACGGAGATGCCGCGCTGTTTTTCCATCTCCATCCAGTCGGACGTTGCGTGCCGTGTGGCTTTTCTGGCCTTGACCTCTCCGGCTTGCTGTATAGCGCCGCCGAAGAGGAGCAGTTTTTCGGTTATGGTTGTCTTGCCTGCGTCGGGGTGACTGATGATGGCGAAGGTGCGTCTCTTGTCGATCTCCGAGTGGTTGTGCTTCAACAACTTGTACTCCTGAGTAAGAAATTCTGGACAAAATAAAGGCGAAGAGTTTATCTTCGCCTCACTGCTGCCGATAATACTGGCATGTTGAGTGGAAAAGGGCAATGTTTTTTTGACAGCGGAAAGGATCAGGGATGACCGATTTGTATCAACTTGTGACTGTAGACGGAGGCAAGGAGGATAGCAATGCCATTCTCGCCATCCTGAAAGAAATACATGGGGAAAGGTTGCAGAACGATCTTCGACTGCTTAATTATTATCATGAAATTCCAGTAAGTTATCCTGCAACGGTTGAGAGTATTGAAGATGATATGGTGGATGTTCTCGTTCATCAGCATCAGGCTGTGGTCATGTATCACCAGAAGATGACATTCTTGAAGAGCAGGCATTTTCCTCACGATGTAGTTGCTGGCGTGTTTCGTGCGGATGTTAATAGATGCGTCGCAGTTCTCAGCAGATTCGCCTACGCGCATGTCCGGGCGGAACGGCGGCAGTTCCTGCGAGTAAGGATAGAAGGGGATACGCAGGTTACTTTCCGTTCAGCAGCCGGAGCGGTGACAGGTGTTTTGAGTGACATATCCGTCAGGGGAATCAGCATGTCCGCCAGCGCCGCCGATCTGCAACCGCCTGTAAACGGGACCATTTCGCTCGTTCTTGAAGGCACTCCGCTCAGTTTTCCAGCAACCTTTTTAAAAAGTATCGAGAGCAGCGAAGGGCCCAGGTACATTTTTGAGATGGATGCAACCAGCAAAGATGAAGAGAAAATCTCGCAGTTCATCATTCGCCGGCAGTTGGAGATAATCCGCGGACTCAAGGACTCGCTCTGAGGTTTCTCCCGGCGACCCTGCAAGTTCTTGCTGCGAATCAAGCTGAGTCTTTCCCCCATTGTTTCTCGCCTGCCTCTCCAGTAGAATTATTTCATGTATCGATACGAGTACCACAAGCCTGTCTTCGTCGATAGTCATTGCCACTTGGTTGATCCTTCGCTGCTGACCGTGCTGCCCGAGATTCTTTCACGTGCAAAAACGGAGGGCGTTCATGGATTCATCGTTCCCGGAGTTACGCGACAGGAATGGGGAATGATCGAGTCTGTGATGCAGCCAGAAGGCGGTGTTTACGCTGCCTATGGCGTCCATCCTCTCCATTCAATCAGCTTCGACGAAAAAGCAGCTGCGGAGCTATTTGAATATGCTAAACGCGGAGCTGTTGCTATCGGGGAAATCGGCCTTGACTACACCTATGTCGGCATACCTCGAGACATTCAGATGCTAGCATTTCGGGAGCAGCTGAAAATAGCGGTCGTACTAGGGCTTCCGGTGCTGCTTCACTGCCGTCGGGCGTTTGAGGATCTCATCACAATAGTGAAAGAAGAATCAAATGGTTTAGTAGGTGGAGTCATGCATGCATTTTCGGGGAGCGTGGAGACGGCAGAGCAGTGCCTGAGACTCGGGCTTCATATTTCGATCTGCGGCACGGTAACATACCCCAATGCCGTGAAGCCGATACGTGTGGCAAATCACATTCCCCTGGACAGGATGCTCCTGGAGACAGATGCTCCGGACCTTTCTCCCGAACCGTACCGGGGGATGGTAAATGAACCGTCATATATCAGGAGGGTAGCGGAGAAGATTTCTGAGGTGAAGGGAGTGTCGGTTGATCGTATCGCTGAAGTTACGACTGCCAATGCAGAACGGCTATTTTGCAAAATTTTTAAGAAAAATTGAAAGGAAAGGTACGTGGCGCCATTAAACAGATTCTCTCGAAACGAGCTACTGGTCGGCCGTGACGGTCTTGACCGGCTG from Geobacter sp. DSM 9736 includes the following:
- a CDS encoding PilZ domain-containing protein, coding for MTDLYQLVTVDGGKEDSNAILAILKEIHGERLQNDLRLLNYYHEIPVSYPATVESIEDDMVDVLVHQHQAVVMYHQKMTFLKSRHFPHDVVAGVFRADVNRCVAVLSRFAYAHVRAERRQFLRVRIEGDTQVTFRSAAGAVTGVLSDISVRGISMSASAADLQPPVNGTISLVLEGTPLSFPATFLKSIESSEGPRYIFEMDATSKDEEKISQFIIRRQLEIIRGLKDSL
- a CDS encoding peptide chain release factor 3; protein product: MLKHNHSEIDKRRTFAIISHPDAGKTTITEKLLLFGGAIQQAGEVKARKATRHATSDWMEMEKQRGISVTSSVMKFTYQGYEINLLDTPGHNDFSEDTYRTLTAVDSVLMVIDSVKGVEAQTKKLLEVCRLRNTPIMTFINKLDREGREPLDLLDDIENNLQIQCAPMTWPIGMGKRFRGTYHLASKELIFFDPTAERGTGRTMRVSGLDDPALNDLLDTQVEELRNDIELLEGAAHPFDLQAYLAGHQSPVFFGSAINTFGVQQLLDTFVELAPHPLPRETESRTVSPYEEGFSGFVFKIQANMDPAHRDRIAFFRICSGKFTRGMKVKHLRLKRDFQISNATIFMAQDRTNIDEAYPGDIIGIHNHGTIKIGDTFTLGEELKYVGIPSFAPEHFRKVRLLNPLKSKALEKGLVQLAEEGTTQVFRPLMGSDWIVGAVGVLQFDVVMHRLEHEYGVKVAYEPVSYVTARWVTGERKKLDEFEKKEALSLYRDGEGNLTYLAGSQWRLENTMEGWKDLQFHATCEHR
- a CDS encoding NADH:flavin oxidoreductase, translated to MRKVFEETKIGSMLLQNRLFRSATWEGMCEEDGRPTSKLAAYYGHLARGRIGLIISGYAFVRADGKQLPGQMGIQQDGFAASMRVLTDAVHREGGRICLQLVHSGGQTSSRIINTQPIAPSALQVDQYPETPAELSLSNIEELVMLFGAGARRAREYGFDAVQLHASHGYLINQFLSPLTNHRSDAYGGSTENRLRFLMEVYRSVRSSVGNDFPVLVKLNGSDNLEGGLELEDAVEAAKALDEEGVDAIEVSGGTPASGLRTPVRQGIDSREQEAYNLPLAYRIKNAVDCPVAVVGGMRSLEVVEGVIRREEADYVAMSRPFIREPALAMRWGAGDEVKARCISCNGCFKPGLKEGGIYCVVDRIEADSRGSSL
- a CDS encoding TatD family hydrolase, whose protein sequence is MYRYEYHKPVFVDSHCHLVDPSLLTVLPEILSRAKTEGVHGFIVPGVTRQEWGMIESVMQPEGGVYAAYGVHPLHSISFDEKAAAELFEYAKRGAVAIGEIGLDYTYVGIPRDIQMLAFREQLKIAVVLGLPVLLHCRRAFEDLITIVKEESNGLVGGVMHAFSGSVETAEQCLRLGLHISICGTVTYPNAVKPIRVANHIPLDRMLLETDAPDLSPEPYRGMVNEPSYIRRVAEKISEVKGVSVDRIAEVTTANAERLFCKIFKKN